The following proteins come from a genomic window of Nostoc sp. ATCC 53789:
- a CDS encoding DUF2891 domain-containing protein, with protein MPLDNLEIHEAIAVQFAQLVLDCIEREYPNSILRWAESDEDIKPPRQLTPAFYGCLDWHSAVHGHWLLVRLLRHFPEASFHAASKQALGQSLTPEKIQGEIAHFQRRPFFEFPYGVAWFLQLAAELHEWNHAQAKEWRVVLEPLEKLIAENLQRWINELKLPNRTGVHSQTAFALGLMLDWARITENTDFTQLLENKARQFYLSDRNYSLQFEPLGYDFLSPGLAEADLMRRILPTTDFTDWLTNFLPEIPIDNSVNWLEPARVDNPQDYMQAHFYGLNLSRAWMLEGIISGLANSDRRIETLHSAALHHRQHGLTDVVIEHYAASHWLGTFAVYLLTNRGLPLICTGETR; from the coding sequence ATGCCACTCGATAATTTGGAGATTCATGAAGCGATCGCAGTACAATTTGCTCAATTAGTGCTGGATTGTATCGAGCGAGAGTATCCTAACAGTATTCTGCGTTGGGCTGAGAGCGACGAGGATATCAAACCACCGCGTCAATTAACTCCTGCTTTTTATGGCTGCTTAGATTGGCATTCAGCCGTACATGGTCACTGGTTACTGGTACGTCTGCTGCGTCACTTTCCTGAAGCCTCTTTCCATGCAGCGTCAAAGCAAGCACTTGGGCAAAGCCTAACGCCTGAGAAAATTCAAGGAGAGATTGCCCATTTTCAACGGCGACCCTTTTTTGAATTTCCTTACGGTGTGGCCTGGTTTCTGCAACTGGCTGCGGAACTTCACGAGTGGAATCATGCTCAAGCAAAAGAATGGCGGGTTGTATTGGAACCGCTAGAAAAGTTGATTGCAGAGAACTTACAGCGCTGGATTAACGAACTGAAACTGCCAAATCGCACAGGGGTGCATAGCCAAACAGCCTTTGCACTTGGTTTGATGCTAGATTGGGCAAGGATTACCGAAAATACTGATTTTACTCAGTTATTGGAGAACAAAGCACGGCAATTTTATCTTAGCGATCGCAACTACTCGTTACAATTTGAACCACTTGGTTACGATTTTCTCTCTCCTGGACTTGCTGAAGCAGACCTGATGCGGCGAATTCTGCCAACAACAGATTTCACTGACTGGCTCACCAATTTTCTGCCAGAAATACCCATTGATAATTCGGTAAATTGGTTAGAACCAGCCAGAGTGGATAATCCTCAAGATTATATGCAAGCCCACTTCTACGGTCTTAATCTCAGTCGTGCTTGGATGCTTGAGGGTATCATATCTGGATTGGCAAATAGCGATCGCCGCATAGAAACACTCCACTCTGCTGCCCTTCACCATCGTCAGCATGGACTCACAGATGTTGTAATTGAACATTATGCAGCTAGTCACTGGCTAGGAACCTTTGCCGTTTACCTCCTAACGAATCGTGGGTTGCCCCTCATCTGTACAGGAGAGACGCGATGA